From the genome of Penaeus chinensis breed Huanghai No. 1 chromosome 37, ASM1920278v2, whole genome shotgun sequence, one region includes:
- the LOC125045381 gene encoding adhesive plaque matrix protein-like, which translates to MVFCERRPGLFGGPPASHTTPARPSAPSVLHARPATTPVQLPRPSSYHARPATTPVQLPRPSSYHARPATTPVQLPRPSSYHARPATTPVQLPRPSSYHARPATTPVQLPRPSSYHARPATTPVQLPRPSSYHARPATTPVQLPRPHARPATTPVQLPRPHARPATTPVQLPRPSSYHARTPVRPVRPVRPPRPSSHHARPCALHARP; encoded by the exons ATGGTCTTTTGTGAACGGAGGCCCGGCTTGTTTGGGGGCCCGCCCGCCTCACACACCACGCCTGCACGCCCGTCCGCCCCGTCTGTCCTCCACGCCCGTCCAGCTACCACGCCCGTCCAGCTACCACGCCCGTCCAGCTACCACGCCCGTCCAGCTACCACGCCCGTCCAGCTACCACGCCCGTCCAGCTACCACGCCCGTCCAGCTACCACGCCCGTCCAGCTACCACGCCCGTCCAGCTACCACGCCCGTCCAGCTACCACGCCCGTCCAGCTACCACGCCCGTCCAGCTACCACGCCCGTCCAGCTACCACGCCCGTCCAGCTACCACGCCCGTCCAGCTACCACGCCCGTCCAGCTACCACGCCCGTCCAGCTACCACGCCCGTCCAGCTACCACGCCCGTCCAGCTACCACGCCCGTCCAGCtaccacgcccgcacgcccgtccAGCTACCACGCCCGTCCAGCtaccacgcccgcacgcccgtccAGCTACCACGCCCGTCCAGCTACCACGCCCGTCCAGCtaccacgcccgcacgcccgtacGCCCCGTCCGCCCCGTCCGCCCTCCACGCCCGTCCAGCCACCACGCCCGCCCGTGTGCCCTCCACGCCCGCCC ATGA